TCCCATGCGTGACCGGACGACGCCACGCCGATCGCGGCGACGGCGAGGAAGGCGCCCGCCGCCAGGGACAGACGCGTCACGCCCGGGCCGGGGCGCCGGTCGAGGAGCATCACCGCGCCGGCGGCCAGCGCCGCCAGGGCCAGACCGACCGCGGCGAGGTCCCAGGTGCCGGCCCGGCCGCTCACCAGCAGCCGCGGCAGGACGCCGACGAGGCCGACCGCGGCGAGCACCCACGCGGCCGCCGGGATGCGGCGGCGCACCGCGCCGTCCTGCCGTGCCGCCTCGGAGGCCGTCACCTTCCCGTCGCCGCCTTCGCCCTAGCCGCGCGTCTTCGCGCGCGCGGCCTCTACCAGGCCGCCCTGCTCGATGATCGACTTGATGAACGGCGGGAACGGAGACGCGGTGAAGACGGCGCCCGTGGTCAGGTCGGTGATGACGCCCGCGTCCGCATCCACCCTGACCTCGTCGCCGTCACTGATGCCGTCGACCGCCTCGGCGCACTCCATGATCGGCAGGCCGGTGTTGATCGCGTTGCGGTAGAAGATGCGCGCGAAGCTCTTCGCGATGACGACGGAGACGCCCGCGGCCTTGATGGCGATGGGCGCGTGCTCGCGCGAGGAGCCGCAGCCGAAGTTCTCCTCGGCCACCAGGATGTCGCCCGGCTGCACCTTGGCGACGAAGCCGGCGTCGAGGTCCTCCATGCAGTGCTTCGCCAGCTCCGCCGGGTCCGACGTGTTGAGGTAGCGCGCGGGGATGATGACGTCGGTGTCGACGTCGCGGCCGTACTTGTGCGCCGTTCCCGAGAACTCCACGGTTGCTCCACTCCGGTTCGGAAAGGCACGCGCCGAGGCGGCGCCGCGCCGAGGTACAGCGGAAGATAGCACAGCGCGCGAAGGCGGCGACGTCCGCGCATCCGCTATCCTTTCGCTGGCGCGCGGGCCT
The sequence above is a segment of the Actinomycetota bacterium genome. Coding sequences within it:
- the leuD gene encoding 3-isopropylmalate dehydratase small subunit, producing MEFSGTAHKYGRDVDTDVIIPARYLNTSDPAELAKHCMEDLDAGFVAKVQPGDILVAEENFGCGSSREHAPIAIKAAGVSVVIAKSFARIFYRNAINTGLPIMECAEAVDGISDGDEVRVDADAGVITDLTTGAVFTASPFPPFIKSIIEQGGLVEAARAKTRG